The window ttaatttatcttaaataataaattttaatttaaaaaaataataatatttgtaaactTGTGTTGCAAACAATTTTTTAGATAGATTAGACCAAGAGCtggatataaattatttgagaatatttttattatcaattatcatttttcaataattagaatatcattttttttaaatatttcaaaacattaaatagtgagtattttaattatttaattcaaatataaatatatatatatatatatatatatatatatatatatatatatatatatatatatatataaaatgatgcttaattttcaaaatatccggattatcgggtctagagttgtggttaatttggatatatatgtgagagtaaatatatAGACTttggtcggattatgggttgacctacccataaacttaaaacggttaaaactaaaattaaaaatgatatatctaTGTTTCGAACTgacaatctaacaaaaacaagtacaactcttcgATCAACTATGCTAATaggactttatattttaaattcaacaccaaatttgataaacgcgagacatttttaacaatataagttcaactttttaactaactaatttatatatatatatatatatatatataatgatgcttaattttctaagtgttcgaattgtcgggttgtaagttgtggttaatttggatatatggtCGGATTGTGttttgacccgcctataaacttaaaaaggttatgtatgtttcgaactatcaacctaacaaaacaagtacaaccttaaccaagtgtgattgggatgtggttcGTCGATGAATAATAGGCcggtaacaattgaaagtggttaaaaaatataaatcaaatatttgattgaccaaagtgtgaggtcgcgATGATTCAGATATTTGATAGACCAAAGTGAaaatgtaaggtcacgagatgagaggttcattaGAAAGAAAtgtgtgatgagatatgtgagaagatgagttgttttaccgaaatagataaaatttgaaatgaaagtgttatattttttattttaatacattatttgtgatttaagaatcttaaacattaaatacatattattatattttttttatataatttatttcgtttatatttttatccatgtGAATTACATAAGAATTTTCCTAGTAATTATAATTActctttttatattatacatattatttccaatttttaatatatatatatatatatatatatatatatatataatgatttccGTTTCTATTAAAACGTTTTCTATGTAATAATTTTACcgtaacatttattttttcctaTAACAACTATatcctaaaataaatattattttcaaatatatatacaatctATTGTATAACCcaatttcttaaaaatcaattttgacatatttttaaatcttgAAAGTCTATAATTAAGGTTATATACTTTATATCAtgagtttgtttattattaattaataaaataagttatttgatagTTATAATCAAATtgatataatgataaaaaaaataaaaatattaagaaaaaaacatatgaaACGAAACTTTGAATCACGGCTttgtacaaatataattaatacatacaTTATACATTAGATACAAAGTTATGACATTGATTATTACAAATTTAGTCTAATATAATCAtaaggaaataaaatatgtcaaaaacccTACAAAAATAAAGTACTGAGAAGATAATAAGACAAGTTATAAAAGCTAAAATTATGTTAATCATAATTTTGATAGGGTTAAAATCCATCTTCcagataatatatattgagtttatatcactataaaatttataattttttagttagaATTTGTTATCATTCTTCCTTTTAATGATGTTATCAAAATTCTAAATAGCATCTTCGATTCATTTGAACACTACCTCTTTTTGATTATATTGACTAACAGATCGATTATCCATATATCTTTTAATGTATTAAAATTAGGCCtgactaaaatataataaatttattctcTACCAAATTcttatatatcttaataattttgaaaataataacaGTCTTGTATTagttgtctaattatttttaaaataaatttatgttatgttCAAAGTCAACCATAATTTTAATTCCATGATCAtactatttatattaaataaataataatgtgttgaaaaataatatattttgttttaatgtaGATAGAAATTAGTATGACCTTATAGCatgaaattcattttaatttaaagtgttttattctgttttttatcttaatatatatattatttaaattcattccaaaattgaaaataaagtatatataaattcaaatttcaaccATAAACAGTAGAAAAAATAactaatcaataattttaaaataaattaaataaagtaaaaaatctaATGAGTGAACTAAAAATTAAGTTGAAATCATATGGCAAATGTGAATATAAAAgatatcaataattaattaatttttcttattataattataattataatgattcCTGTTCTTGGGAGATgcattatcttaaaaaaaaaaatattcaacctTCCAAAAGAtgttatttagatgaaataagATTGTACAACTAGGGATGATAATGAGGCGGTTCAGAGCGGGGAATGTATTTACTATCCCCGTCTCGTTTTTATTTCGGAGATTTTTTTACTACAATCCCCACTCCATTCGGTTTCAGAGAATCCCCGTGGGACACGGTTTATACCATATctcaaattttttcttttataatcaaattatacaaataatttttttaataaaatatatattataatatattataaatttattattataaaaaataaacttaaaactcttataaaatataactaataaataaatatattgataattttatatatttaattgtgtttttagtGTTCGGGGTGAAATCGAAGCTTTTCGAAGCaggggacacaaatatcatccgcGTATCAATCAAACCGAGAAAAAATGGCCCCAAACAAGACAATTCAGTTCGCAGcgatttcaaattattataactcATAATTATGATTACCCTGACCCATTTCAATATCATAACAAAAACTCTTTTCAATTcattatgatcataattgtaAGCTATATCATATATATCACTCCTAAAAAAAGTAGAGATTatagataatataaataaataaaattaaatattgaaggttgaatttcaattaaaaaagtTTGTTAAAATTAGGGTTCGTCAGATGAATAAAAGAAATGTAAAGGTCAACtggttattaattaatttgttgacaatttttatttttattaaatttcagaTAAGGAAGGCGTACTTCTCATTATACAAGCAACAACTCGCTTTATTTATAAGGTTcatttatttggaaaataaatttggtatgaattaattgaatttaatcaaattgaagtaatatattatcatatatagcttttctttattaaattattacttaaaatacattcattattatatttgaaaatattaggtatttgaatcatttatttatttaaataaataaatataattatatattaaataattcagaaaatacaattttatattaaataataaataaacatattacttcaaaataactcaacatcaaacaaaccGAACTCCTTAAGCGTGTTTATGTCGATATATATTATGAGAGTCTTCTTAAAGCAATTCtttaatacttatatatatatatatatattaatatttattccaatataaaaaataattaattcaagcAATAATATTAGtttctgtaaaaaaaattataaatataacttaGCTAGGCTTATgttttaggtttatttttattttattttattttttataatcagAAAGATTTTTTATATAAGCAATATAAAATGACAACAATGTGGTTGTTAACTATCCCatcaacattaattttttttactagggTTTAATTTAGGGATAGAGGAGGTAAGTAAAAAGGatcaattatatcatttatgATTGGCAAAATAACCATTTATctcaataaataaaacaagtggaaataaaatgaatttaagaGCGTTTTTCATTCATAGTTATCGTGACTTCACCGATATCAATGTTTAAGCCTTGACACATCTCTCAATTCACTTGAGTGGCTACTACGTCTTTCATGTATGAGTAATATCTCCGAAGGTTcagaaaaattgattttgatatttCTAGTCATTCACTCTTCAACAATATATCACTCTTCAAAAAAACttacaaaattcaatattatagTGTTATTGGAAATGAACAACCTAACAACATATGAACAATCGTCTTCTTTGAAAACaatcatatattaaatttgtattgatCTGATATACTCGTATACTCTTAAAGTACTTGATGTGCTCAAATTACTCGTAAATTaaccttaaaaaaaatgtgaaacttaagacatttatttatttgtctaTGTATTAGACCAATTAGCAATATagtttattgatttaatttcaaatacatAGACCTGACAAATAAATTGTATGCaatctcaaaataaattaatatgttttctttGATAAGACACTTAAACAAATGAATAGAAGAAAACCTCACCTAAACCATTTTAGGGGTTAgatttaatttgttgttttttcttTAACAGAAAGTTATTTGATTAATGATAACTTATGGAATTTATCTTACCCGTCTATTACTAACTTAATTATGAACAAATAGtctatttagaaaataaaataacaataggAACTGTAACAgctattaatagataataataataaatagtcaATTAATGTATACAACACGTAATGTGAattgataagattcttaaaTAAATAGCAGAATTTTCAAGGCAAAAATAGATGTCGGCATCAACCAAAATTAGACcacaaaatcaaattaaaaaactaatataattagtgtgtgaaaacaacatttttaataaatttgtatttcatTATCCATTGTAAGGTCTCATTGTAAACCaattagttatataatataatatatatatatatatatattttttaaaatcagagTTTATTGTTAAGAGTAAACTAGCATAAGCTCATAATCATTAtcctattaataaattttttaatttatataaaaatagtcaaattatattattattttaagaaaagaaGTCACactatatttataaacaaaagttatataaatagttTATGTATCAATCCAATAAGAAATTTTGATGTAAGTGTGTTCAAATgaagaaacatatataaaaattgcATTGGTAAGGTATTAAGGTTTATCTTCTTTTCCATCATGCATACaaaaaccttaaaccctaaaaatgacaattaaaatgacaaacaaaatattacaaaaacttAAAGACGAGTGTTGCTCAATTGGTAAAAGTTATAGTTAAAAGATCAAAATCATGGGtcaaaaaatttatgaaaaattaattacaaaattgtcACCCTCCTTggacattttataaatataaaaattatttaactaatttaatcaaCTTCAAAGTTGGGTTTGATTTGGATTTTCAACATATTTTAATTGCAAgtctttcttttttctcttttaattggACCATTTCAACACTATGTGTAATACTTTGAACAATTTGAAAATAGAATATTGGACTTATGTGTCTCAAGCCTCTTGGCTTATTATCACAGAATTTCAATGTTTTCATTGTATTGTCCTATCTTGGTCAAATAATTcaacatataatatattatttttattacataacTACTACAAATCTAtcttaacatttatttttactaGTCATAGAAGCTCCCAAGAAACTCTTGGTCTTCTTCCttttcataaacattttttttagatttaagaAACTACTCCATGTCAATAAAAATcgaatttaagatatttaattttcCACTTTTTTAATGTCCAACTTCTattcaaataagaaaataattttgttttaaaagattATCGGAGACTAATTCAACTTGAATTTGGTTCCTACAAAGTATTGGAAGAACAAGAATTTGGGACTAAACTTTTAAGTGCATAAATTGATAGTAAGAAAAATATGGTACTTATAAAAGAACAATGTAACTCGACAAATACAGCACGGGGTTTGTGGCAACCAACTTTCCTTGTACATTCTCGAAACCTTGATAAGGTTTATCAAAGTCGTAACCACTAGCAATTGGTGATGACACTTTTATtgtttcaaattcaaactaaataCAAGCATaaacaaatttgatcaaatccTAATATTAGAGAAAATAAATCACATATCTAAGACAAGTCAACTTGAATTTGGTTCCTGCAAAGTATTGGAAGAACTAGAGTTCGAGACTAAACTTTTAGGCGCTTAAATTGacagtaaaaaaaatcatggtaccaaaaaaagaaaaacataactCAGACAAATAGAGCAGGTCAACCAACTGTCTTAGTATGATCTCGAACTACAAAAACTATTTCTTGAAACCTCGATAAGGTTTATGAAAATCTTAACCACTAGCAAGTGGTGATGATGACAATATCATtgtttcaaattcaaactaaatacaaacataaacaaatttgatcaaatcctaaaattattgaaaatagcTAATCACATATCAACAAATAGCTAATCAACAAATAGACTATACCCTAAAACACAAATTTTCACATTCTAACCAGTTAAATAGTAGGGAAGTCATAAGGAGACATCGACATCTTTAGTTTGGGGATCTTAAACCTCGAAGTGAACAGTCTAGGACCATTCAAAACGGCTGACTTTCTCTTCCGATTACTTCTTTCTCCTCCTCCCTGGTTTGTGAAAACAACAAACATAATCTTagattcaattcaattcaattcaaatcaaatcaaatattttcaaacaacaaCACAAAATCAAGAATAATATCTCACAATTACATACCATGATTCTACTTTTATTCTCGCTTGTTCCTTTTCTCAAGGATTCAACTTCTCTAGTAAGTCTAGAAACTTCTTCCCCTTTCGCAATAGAATCCGCCTCGAGTTTAGCTACATCAGATTTCAACTTCATGATCAACTCATCCTTATCCAAATTCGAAGTTTCTAACTTGTTCATAGTCACAACAAGTTCTTCGATCTTCGCATCTCCATTCTCAATCAAATTGGTTTGATTCTTCAATCTGTTAGTTAGATCACTCTCCATCTTCTTAAATTGGTTCCAAATAAAGTCCCTTTCTGATTTAAGACTCAACATCTCTGAACTGTTCATCTGTACATCCAATCAATCACTTAATAATtctcaatcaaacaaaaataaatcttaGCAGAGATCGAAACATTACATTGTTGTTGTCTAGTTGAAGCAACAGATGGTTATACAATGACTTAAAATCAGATAAATCATCAAGCGCACTATCTGCACAGACAAGATATAAATCaagaacaataaaaaaacaatcttTCCAATCTCAACGATTTTAAAATGCTTACCCAATTTTGTTTTGTAGATCAAGGCTTCTTTTTGCTTAAAACCCGCTATAAGTTCTGCTTTCGCAGAATCAACACGATTTGTCATCTCTTGAACAGATAACTTTTGTTTAACCTATGAAGAGACTAAATTAATGAGATAAACTTGGAAAAGGCTCAAGAACCCTAGATCCATATGGGGAGAAACTGAAATGAAGGGATTTTCATTTACCTGAGATATCTGACCCTTTAATAAATCGACATCAGATAGCCAGCGACTGGATTGAAGTTTGATATGATCTTCAAGAAGCTTTCTTTCTTTTACGAGAGATTCGATTTGGGATTGTTTCTGCTTTAGCATTTCTACCATCGCGTTGAATATTTCTGGCCATTTTTGTTGATCGGAGGAGAAAGGACTGGAAGCTTTTGTAATGACGCCGACCATGATTTTCTTAACAGGGGCGGAAGGAAGCGCTTAGGGTTTGATATGAGAGAGAAAGGGGGGAAATTGATTCGTTGGTTCAAATTTCATAGTCAACGTTCCATATTTGTTGTCGTGATTATATTTTCCAACGGGAAGAAATAacgaatatattattttattttgataatttaatttattttattcaaaaacacCTTCAGGTTTTTTTAacagttaattaaaataaataatcatattgGTATGTTATAACTCATTAATTCATTTCAataatttactatattttaattcttatatcttcatcaattaaattaatcaatttataaaataaaatatattttatttacttttttaaacaaatattttattattattaaatattaatcctttgtaaaaaaaaatactattaacaCCTTTTCATAATACCATACCAAATTAGtatcaggttatttaaataaccaaaatccACATAAAGTTTTTCTTAATCAACTTGCACACAAATATGTgttattaattgaattaatatttctctaattaaatatttgagttcTTAAAATTAATCAACTTGCACACAAATATGTATTATTAGTTGAATTAATAttctctaattaaatatttgagttgTGAAAACagtcatttgaaaaaaaaaaaagtaataaatatagTGCATGTAACATTTTGgttatttgaagttttttttaaaaaaaaatttgtttaaaaattcttatttaatgagaaagtaaattatttgagttttttatttgttaaattattataatatctttttatatataaaattattttttaaagataaagtaatagtattttatttcagttgataaaataaataatttgatgattaaaataatattaatgtaataaagtgaaaatatgtaaaaatagagttaaaaaaaagaataaccTTACATTAAGAGAGCTCTAtagatacaatatttttttaaagacatTTGTATGCATTTTcctttattagttttatttatttataattattgcgatcctatttgtttaataaaagttgTAAATACAGTGAATGAGCaagaaaattacattaaaataaacattattataaaagtattttgtaCACTTAAAATAGATGATATATCAATTCTCATAGTTAGTGTACTTCTTCCataaatgatcaattaatgcATTACGAAGTGCAATGTGCGCTTctttatctcttattttttcGTACCGAGATATGAAATCGAGTATTTTCATCTATCAGATAATCATCATTTTGACATTCAGCGAAAACATTTCCATTTCACTAAGATCACGTTCATCCTCATCAATCATGTTATGCAAAATTGTACATGCAGTTATTATATCATACACTACTTTTTTCTAATACCGTATCGGTCCTCCTACAATTGTAAAACGTGATTGAAAAACTCCAAATGCACGTTCAACGTCCTTTCTATAAGCTTCATGTTTCattgcaaaatattttttattcggACCACATGGTTCATGAAATGTTGGGAAAATGGTAGACCATATTGGATATATGTTATCAACTAAATAATAAccaatgttatattattttacttggATTACATAATGAGCTGGAGGATAAATATCTTGGGTTAAATTCAAGAACAGATGAGATCACTCTAACACGTTTATATCGTTGTTGGTGCCTGAAAAACTGAAATACGCATGCCATATCCAAAGATCATAATCTgataataacttaaaaaatgatCGTAGGATTTCCACTACAACATGCATATTGCCCGACGGTAGGACAATTTTTCCACCTTCAATGCATGAAATCTAAATTGTCTAATATTCCAGGAAATTCACGTTTCTTGTCAGTATAGGGAAGTCTAGAAATATCATTTGATGTTGGTCTTCTAAAATAATGTTTGCTAAATATCTCAACCACAGCTCAACAAAATTTTTGCATGCTTTCAATTACGGTAGACTCTCCAATTTTAATATACTCATATGTGGCACTATATGGCAACATACGAAaaactgattttattttttatattagatataatCAAAGTTTACTTGTATTATCCGATCGTTGTTGGGAGTAGTGATCCTGATTTTTGATTATGTCAACAATTCGAACAATGAGCGATACATTTGATATCTATGACGAAACATGGTCTTATTGTACAATGGATTATCTGAAAAGTAATCATTGTACAACCTACGATCAGTAATCTCACGATCAAGATTGATAATAGTATGTGCATGAGTTGAACCACCATGTAATACTTGGTGGTTTTCTTGTTTAAGAAGTTGTTAGAGGATCATGTTGTTATTAATGATAACACgtcataatatttttagtgtTTGACAAAGAGTGTTTATGATTCTCGTTCATCATCATctgaaagaagatgaataatCAAAGTTAAAATTCATTTGAGAGAATTGTTTTGgataagaaaatatatgttataagtTATGAGTGACTCAATAATATCATGATAATAAGTTATGTATTTATAGTAATAAGTTTTGTAATGTGTAGTGATTTCGTATCAGGTGTTGATAAACGTGATAAACTGCAGTGTGTAGTGATtttgtgttaaatgtgttaataattGTGATAAACTTTGTACTGTAGTCATTTTACGTTAGATGTGTTGATAATTGTGATAAACTTTTTAGTGTAATCATTTCATGTCAGATGTGTTGATAATTGTAATAAACTTTTTAGTGTGTAGTCATTTTTGTGTCAGATGTGTTAATAAGCATGATAAGCTTTTCAATGTAGTCATTTTCGTGTCAAGTGTGTTGATAAACGTGATAAATTTGGTAGTGTGTAGTCATTTCAtgtcaaatgtgttaataaTTGTGATAATCTTTATAGTGTGTAATCATTTAATGTTAGATATGTTGATAATTATGATAATCTTTGTAGTGTGTAATTATTTCTTATCAGATATGttgataattatgataaaatttataatatgcaGTCATTTTCGTGTTAGATGTGTTAAAATTTTGACTATAAATAGACATATGATggtaaaaataattcattacatTCCACCATTTTAATTTTGTCGAATATACATATAACTTCTTACAACTACTATTAGAAAAAGGGGCATCAATAAGGGCCAAAGCCCTTACTGAAAGTGGCCGTTACTAATAAATTTCAGTAACGGTCCTATAAGCTGTTACCATTCGTTACTAAAAATGTGGTTACTGATATAAAATAGTATTTGTAACGACATTAGAGAGTCGTTACAAATATTAGTATCAGTAAAATTTGAGAGTCgttattgatattaaaaaattcctCTTGTACTCATTCTTGTTTATGTAGTTATACGCTTTTATCACCTTTCCAACATTATATTTGAATCATAAAGTTACATACATAGTGAATTATACGAAGATAAACTAAACTAATCAAAGCTTAGGTAGATTATCTCCTCTTCTTAttgcaaattttattttagcaTCACCTGAATGGTTCCGCGCCTGTCCACACCATTATATATGTAacatatcatcatcattatataaaaataataataaaaaaaaataaaaaataaaaaaaaaataccctgAAGGCAACCAACAAATATCTGAATAACAAAAGTAGTTACTATTATTGTCTTTATCCTTTCATgttgaaaaacatatttaatatagaCAATAACTAGTAATCATCACTAGATTTGGAATTCTTCAACTTTTGGAGACAATTTCTTTGATCTTTTggttgttttttttcttccattttaCAGCCTCATGGGTAAATTAATTCTATTATTTCAAGTTCTTTAACCTAAATTAGAGGTCATGTATCCCTTTTTGTATCTTCAATTCTTTCCCTTGAATCATTGTTTGTAGTAACAGGATTACACTACAAGTCTACAAGTAGGAATGTTCATACTCTATATGCTGCATGAAGTTCCATTGTAGGATCAAGGTCTCAAGTTCTGCatttaatcaagaaattgtgGGTAACAATCCTAAATAAAATCAAAGTCTATAGATGATTACACTACAGTGCTAAATTATT is drawn from Impatiens glandulifera chromosome 3, dImpGla2.1, whole genome shotgun sequence and contains these coding sequences:
- the LOC124929946 gene encoding uncharacterized protein LOC124929946, with the translated sequence MVGVITKASSPFSSDQQKWPEIFNAMVEMLKQKQSQIESLVKERKLLEDHIKLQSSRWLSDVDLLKGQISQVNENPFISVKQKLSVQEMTNRVDSAKAELIAGFKQKEALIYKTKLDSALDDLSDFKSLYNHLLLQLDNNNMNSSEMLSLKSERDFIWNQFKKMESDLTNRLKNQTNLIENGDAKIEELVVTMNKLETSNLDKDELIMKLKSDVAKLEADSIAKGEEVSRLTREVESLRKGTSENKSRIMGGGERSNRKRKSAVLNGPRLFTSRFKIPKLKMSMSPYDFPTI